The following are from one region of the Segatella oris genome:
- a CDS encoding DUF481 domain-containing protein: MISMPTQAQMLFSENLTMEIDSTKTIQGSLQPVVDFKTEKENVLTLKNTANLNLLIKKSRVINLINKLEFSTYGKKITVSGGYVHAEYRYLLHHAFEVYPYVESQWAGSRGMTFKISSGVQSRYRLVNTEHCLMFAAVGLFYEFEKWQYPDPPAGISDYAYSRSVKSHLSLSFKYSLGEHWELTTTAIHQAKPDSYFKSARFGGAVDLAYHITPKIGIRGTYRIIYDTSPIVPVRKDYNTVDAGIDISF, translated from the coding sequence ATGATTTCAATGCCGACACAGGCCCAGATGCTCTTCTCCGAGAACCTTACAATGGAAATAGACAGCACAAAAACCATACAAGGGTCATTGCAACCGGTGGTAGATTTCAAGACAGAGAAAGAGAATGTACTTACCCTTAAGAACACAGCTAACCTCAATCTGCTGATTAAAAAGAGTCGGGTTATAAATCTTATCAATAAACTTGAATTCTCAACTTACGGTAAGAAGATCACCGTAAGTGGAGGCTATGTGCACGCAGAATATCGTTATCTGCTCCATCATGCCTTTGAAGTTTATCCTTACGTAGAGTCACAATGGGCAGGAAGCCGTGGCATGACATTCAAGATTTCCTCGGGAGTTCAGTCCCGATATCGCCTCGTCAACACCGAGCACTGCCTCATGTTTGCAGCTGTCGGCCTTTTCTATGAGTTTGAAAAGTGGCAATATCCCGACCCACCTGCAGGCATAAGCGATTATGCTTACAGCCGAAGTGTGAAGAGTCATCTGTCACTTAGCTTCAAATATTCACTCGGAGAACATTGGGAACTGACTACAACCGCCATTCATCAAGCCAAGCCTGACAGCTATTTCAAAAGCGCAAGGTTCGGCGGAGCAGTAGACCTTGCGTATCATATCACACCGAAAATCGGCATACGTGGCACCTATCGCATCATCTACGACACCTCTCCTATCGTGCCTGTACGTAAAGATTATAACACCGTTGATGCCGGTATAGATATCTCTTTCTAA
- a CDS encoding DUF3109 family protein produces the protein MNKEDLHIIQVGNVLVSPDIITEKFCCDLEKCKGVCCIEGDAGAPVTLDEIGEIEDALDTIWGDMSASAQAVVDRQGVAYTDIEGDLVTSIVGGKDCVFTCYEGDCCLCALERAYRDGQTRFIKPISCALYPIRAKEFGHGLVGINYHKWKICKDAVAKGEALNLPVYKFLKGPLIRRFGEEWYAELCEAAEEIEQMIAE, from the coding sequence ATGAATAAAGAGGATTTGCATATTATACAGGTGGGAAACGTGTTGGTTTCTCCCGACATTATTACCGAGAAGTTCTGTTGTGATTTGGAGAAATGCAAGGGAGTTTGTTGCATAGAAGGCGATGCCGGAGCACCTGTTACGCTTGATGAAATCGGAGAAATTGAGGATGCTTTAGACACCATTTGGGGCGATATGAGTGCTTCGGCACAGGCTGTTGTCGACAGACAAGGCGTGGCCTACACGGATATTGAAGGCGATTTGGTGACGAGTATTGTAGGAGGTAAGGATTGTGTTTTTACTTGTTATGAGGGCGATTGTTGTCTTTGTGCACTCGAACGTGCCTACCGTGACGGGCAGACACGCTTCATAAAGCCCATTTCCTGCGCTCTTTATCCGATACGTGCCAAGGAGTTTGGTCATGGACTTGTAGGCATAAACTATCATAAGTGGAAGATATGTAAGGATGCAGTTGCAAAGGGTGAAGCCCTCAATCTTCCTGTTTATAAATTCTTGAAAGGCCCACTTATCCGGCGTTTTGGCGAAGAATGGTATGCAGAACTGTGTGAGGCAGCTGAAGAGATAGAGCAGATGATTGCAGAATAG
- the ung gene encoding uracil-DNA glycosylase yields the protein MVKIEESWKPYLGAEFDKPYFVNLTKLVREEYLHTTCYPPGKLIFNAFNLCPFHKVKVVIIGQDPYHEPGQAMGLSFSVPEGVVMPPSLINIFKEIEMDLGKPMPRNGDLTRWAKQGVLLLNATLTVRAHQANSHQRLGWTTFTDAAIKALSDHRDGLVFMLWGGFARSKKYLIDQNRHLVLESVHPSPLSANRGGWFGNHQFSRCNEYLRGRGEQEIEW from the coding sequence ATGGTAAAGATTGAAGAGAGTTGGAAGCCCTATCTTGGCGCGGAATTCGATAAACCCTATTTCGTGAACTTAACCAAATTGGTGCGCGAAGAATATCTGCATACCACGTGCTATCCGCCGGGAAAGCTGATTTTCAACGCCTTCAACCTTTGCCCTTTCCATAAAGTGAAGGTGGTAATCATAGGCCAAGACCCTTATCATGAGCCTGGTCAAGCCATGGGTTTGAGCTTTTCTGTGCCCGAAGGTGTGGTGATGCCCCCTTCACTTATCAATATCTTTAAGGAGATTGAAATGGATCTTGGCAAGCCGATGCCGCGAAATGGAGATCTCACACGATGGGCCAAGCAGGGCGTTCTGCTCTTGAATGCCACGTTGACTGTGCGTGCTCATCAGGCCAACAGTCATCAACGATTGGGCTGGACCACGTTTACCGATGCTGCAATCAAGGCTTTGAGCGATCATCGCGACGGTCTTGTTTTCATGCTTTGGGGTGGATTTGCCCGCAGCAAAAAGTATCTGATAGATCAAAACCGACATCTTGTTTTGGAGTCTGTTCATCCTTCTCCGCTCTCCGCTAACCGTGGAGGATGGTTTGGAAATCATCAGTTTTCAAGATGTAATGAATACTTAAGAGGTAGGGGAGAACAGGAAATAGAGTGGTAA